In Crassostrea angulata isolate pt1a10 chromosome 6, ASM2561291v2, whole genome shotgun sequence, a genomic segment contains:
- the LOC128189492 gene encoding uncharacterized protein LOC128189492 isoform X1 — translation MNLPCQYATFPNGMNKYLWLTVLIVSASGMETDFGCCEKSNGYCIECCENYHFLDEMCQVCPLGFHGVRCRKECGYPWYGKLCSSICNCSKAECHSALGCLSYDKDTIASSTFNMIPSTSYNEKQVNSLVTTSERSHVSTDSENTYKTANTSKETEPHLGHEPHLFLFVKILGVALGISVIIILGLICLFLYNKRQRNLMSLQQHQFYW, via the exons ATGAACCTACCGTGCCAATATGCTACGTTTCCTAATG GAATGAACAAGTACCTTTGGTTGACGGTCTTAATAGTCAGTGCGAGTGGCATGGAAACCGACTTCGGCTGCTGTGAGAAATCAAACGGATATTGTAT AGAATGTTGTGAAAACTACCATTTTTTGGACGAAATGTGTCAAG TATGTCCTCTAGGCTTTCATGGTGTCAGGTGCCGGAAAGAATGTGGTTATCCTTGGTATGGAAAGCTGTGTAGCTCCATTTGCAACTGTTCCAAGGCTGAATGTCACTCCGCTCTCGGCTGTCTAAGCTATG aTAAAGACACTATCGCATCGTCAACTTTCAACATGATTCCGTCCACAAGTTATAATGAAAAACAAGTCAATTCGCTTGTGACAACATCGGAGAGATCACACGTATCCACGGACTctgaaaatacctacaaaacAGCTAACACATCAAAGGAAACGGAACCACATTTAGGACACGAGCCCCATCTATTCCTTTTCGTGAAAATACTCGGGGTAGCCCTCGGGATTAGCGTGATAATCATACTTGGACTTATCTGTTTATTCTTATACAACAAAAGACAAAGAAATCTAATGAGTCTTCAGCAGCATCAGTTTTACTGGTAG
- the LOC128189492 gene encoding uncharacterized protein LOC128189492 isoform X2 translates to MNLPCQYATFPNGMNKYLWLTVLIVSASGMETDFGCCEKSNGYCIECCENYHFLDEMCQDKDTIASSTFNMIPSTSYNEKQVNSLVTTSERSHVSTDSENTYKTANTSKETEPHLGHEPHLFLFVKILGVALGISVIIILGLICLFLYNKRQRNLMSLQQHQFYW, encoded by the exons ATGAACCTACCGTGCCAATATGCTACGTTTCCTAATG GAATGAACAAGTACCTTTGGTTGACGGTCTTAATAGTCAGTGCGAGTGGCATGGAAACCGACTTCGGCTGCTGTGAGAAATCAAACGGATATTGTAT AGAATGTTGTGAAAACTACCATTTTTTGGACGAAATGTGTCAAG aTAAAGACACTATCGCATCGTCAACTTTCAACATGATTCCGTCCACAAGTTATAATGAAAAACAAGTCAATTCGCTTGTGACAACATCGGAGAGATCACACGTATCCACGGACTctgaaaatacctacaaaacAGCTAACACATCAAAGGAAACGGAACCACATTTAGGACACGAGCCCCATCTATTCCTTTTCGTGAAAATACTCGGGGTAGCCCTCGGGATTAGCGTGATAATCATACTTGGACTTATCTGTTTATTCTTATACAACAAAAGACAAAGAAATCTAATGAGTCTTCAGCAGCATCAGTTTTACTGGTAG